TTCCCCAATAATGGAATCGGCGGATTTACCGATTCCATTTCGACAATAGAGTCCAAATCTACAACGGTAGAATCTCTCCAAGTCCCGATTAATTTTTTCGCATTTATGTCCTGCGGTTCATCATTCTTTTTCTCATCACAACAACAGGAAACAAAAAGCAATGCCGTCAAAATCGCCAAAATCAAATTCATTGCGAGCCGGTATAAAATAAAGATACATTAGCGTGCATAGATGAAGCAAGGTAAATTACCGTATTTATCCTAAACAATCATGAGAATCGCAAAAACTATATGAAATTTTTTCAACAGAATGTTATTTCAGGCAAAAATTTCCCGCATTCCGCTTAAAAATTTGATTTTTATTTCGGCAACCTTTGATTTATACTTGTTTGGCACAAAGATTGAAATAGAAAATAAACACAAGGAGGTGTAAGATGAGTTTATTTTCTGTTATGAACGTTGCGAATAAAGCGTTGTTTGCAAGCCAACTCGGATTGAGCGTTACGGGACATAATATGAGCAACGCGGAAGTTAGAGGCTATTCCCGTCAAAGAATTGATTTATCGGCCGACTATCATCGCAATCCGCGCTTCGGACAAGTCGGTTTCGGCGTTGACGTTTTGGGCATTTCCAGAATCAGAAACGAATATATCGATGCGCAAATTCGCAGACAGTCCCACGAATTAGGTAAAAATTACGTTATAGCCCAAACTCTCGAATCGGCGGAAAATATTCTCAACGAACCGGCGGATAACACCGGTATTTTGGAATTTATGAACAAATTTTTCGGCGAATGGGAAAATTTAACCAATAACCCGGCAGACCGTGCGGCAAGAACCGCAGTAAAAAACAGCGCGGAGATGTTGACCGACGTATTTCATACCGTTTCTTCGGAACTTCAAAAATTAAGAGAAGATAAAAACGACGAAATTTTTTCGTTGGTAGGGAAAATAAACACTATCGCCTCGGAATTGTTTAATCTTAACGGTGAAATATCCATCGTGGAATTGGGCGGAAATTCGGCGAACGACTCAAAAGACCGCCGCGATCAACTTATGAGAGAACTTTCCGAAATTGTAGATTTTGATTATCATACCGACAAAGACGGACAGGTCACCATAAGTGTCAGCGGACATATTTTGGTATCGCCGGTCGGTTTTAATAAACTTGAAGTTTACGACGACAGAGGTTATGACGATGAAAAATATGAATATCACAGATACGGCGTACGTACGGCAAACGGCAAAAACACTATAATTCCTAAAAGCGGAGAACTTAAAGGACTTATGGTCGCCCGTGACGAATTGATTCCCAAATATGAAGCGGAAATTAACCAATTGGCTAAAGTGTTTGTTGAGACGATAAACGAAGTTCATAGATCGGGATACAGCTTACGCGGGTATTCCGGAGTAAACTTTTTTGACCCGACTTGTTTGGACGCAAAAACGATGAAACTTTCGGCGGAAATTTTAACCAACGTGGACAATATTGCGGCGGCGAAAGGCGGATCGAAACAGAAAGCGGATACTAATCTGATCCTTGCCGGAGGTCTTGCTTATGGAAATCCGCCTGTGAATTTGTCTAAACTCGGAGGCGCGCCATGGACGACAGGCGATCCTACAAGCAATAAAGCGATAAACATTACTTTTGGAACCGTCGTCGTAACCGTTAACGGCACCAATAACAAGTTAATTGAAGATACGGATTACAAAATCGACTATGTAAACGGAACGATACAAATGCTTAATACCGCATACGATACGACCGCCTTGGATATAGATTTCGAATATAGAACGAGCGATTTCCCTGGTATAGGTAACAACGAAAATGCAATTGAAATGTGTGAGTTGAGAAAAAAACTTACCATGAGAAGCAGCTTATTTGGGGAACCGACCGCGACTTTTGACCAATATTACGGGTCTATAATAGCGGAATTAGGTTTGGATAGCAAAGACGCGCTTGCGGAAGTTCGAACCAGAGCGTTTTTGATAGAACAATACGACGACCATCAAGATTCCATCGCCGGCGTCTCTTTAGACGAGGAGATGTCCAATCTTGTTAAGTATCAATATACATATCAAGCGGCTGCGAGAATTTTTACAACGGCGCAGGCGATGCTCGACATTCTTTTGAATTTATAAAATTTTCAAGGAGGAAAATAAAATGGTAAGAACAACGTTTAACACGGTCAATCGGCAGACGCAAGCGTCTATCGTAGGGAAATTCTCCGAATTGGCGGCGTTACAGAAAAAAATGACATTGGGCAAAGAGTTGAATCGTCCCAGCGACGGACCCGTCGAAGTAGCGAACGTACTTAAACTTAAAACACAAAACTCACAGTTAAAAGAATATGAAAAAAATATTCATGACGGTCTTGCCTGGCTACAGATAACCGATACGGTCATGATGACTATGGATTCTTCTATTCGCCGCGCCCGCGACTTGGCAATTGAGGGCGATACCGACGCTCTTTCTCCGACTGAAAGAAAATACATAAACGACGAAATAGAGGTATTGACCCGTGAAATGATTTCGTTGGTCAACACTCGTTACAAAGGAGATTATTTGTTTAGCGGCTGCGAAATCGACAAACCGGCTATAGTGCTTAAAGATTCCAAATCGTCTCCTAATCATAAGTTTGGCAATGAAATGGCGTATTTTGACGGAACGGGGGCGCCGATTCGACTTATTGATCCGAATGGAGACGCGGCGCTTAATCATTCGAATATAACGAAAATTCTGCCCGGATCGCTGGAAATCGCTGTCGGCGGCGTAAGTATGGTAGAAAACGTCGATTATAAAGTCGATTATATGACAGGCGAAATTACGCTTCTTGACGAAGAGAATAAATGGGGCGGTGTGGGACCTGGACATCCGATGGCGCAGGATTTCTCTCCGCCGATAACAGGATTGTATTCCAACCTTGAAGTCCGTTTGACTTATATGGACGAAAGTAAAAATGTGTACGGAGATAAGATAAATACCGGCGGTAAAATTTACAGACAGATTGAAGAAGGAGTTTCCGTTGCGATAAATACGACGGTTTCCGATTTTGCGGTTGACTTGAATAACGATATTTTTACTTCGTTTATAAAATTAGGACAAGCGCTTATTCAGAACGACCATAACAGCATTCTTGAGGCGATGAAAGACCTTGACGCGAATTTGGACAGAATTTTATCGGCGCAATCGACAAACGGTTCGATTGTAAACCGCTTTGGCTCTACGCTTGAAAGAAACGAAGGGCAGCAAACCGAGGTTACCCGTTTGCAGTCGCAGTTGGAGGACGCAGATTATGCTACGGTGGTTACGGATTACATGATAAAGCAAACTGTGTTTAACAATGCGCTGAATAGCGCGGCTAGAATTATGCAGTTAAGTTTGGCGGATTATCTTCGCTGATTTATAGGAATTTTTTTCCTATAAATCCGAAAAATAAAATTGAGCGGCGCTATCTATATAATGAATTGGCGCGATATTTGCAATGTTTTTATGAAATATAAAAATTCTCTAATTTATGGAAAGAGTTGAGAATAAAACAAGGAGGGCAAAATGCCTAGAATCAATCACAACATTCAATCGATGTACACATCGATGGCGTTAAGAAGAACCGATAGAGCGCTTACCGGAACTTTGGAAAGACTTGCTACGGGACTTTCTATAAACCGTGCGTCCGACAACGCCGCCGGACTTTCGGTTTCGGAACAATTGAGAAAACAGATTAGCGGTACGGAAATGGGGAACCGAAATATTCAGGACGGGCTTTCCGTTTTGAATATCGCCGAAGGCGCTTTAACCGAAATAGGAAATATGCTTCAAAGAATACGCGAGTTGGCGGTGCAATCTTCTACGGCGACGTATAGCAATACCGAACGTGACTATATGCAAATCGAGGTTCAATTTTTAAGCGATGAAATAGATAGAATAGCCGCTTGTACGCAATTTAACAAAATGTCGCTTCTAAACGGCGATACCGGAACGTCTTTCAATCCTAATAACTGGGGCGATTCGACCAACGGCGCGTTTATTCATGTAAGCGCCGGATACAGCGCTTCGGACGATGTTTTGAATATAAAATTGGGGGTGACGAATTGCAAGGCGCTGGGTATTAAAGACATACTTGGCAACCAAATTTTGCTGGTAAATTCGGCGACCGGCGCGCAAGCGGCGATTGCCGACGTAGATGACGCTATAACGGAACTTAGTTCCATCAGAGCCAGAATCGGAGCGTATTCAAATCGTCTTGACAGTGCGCTGACAAACCAACAAAACATGATTGCGAATATGATTTCGGCTGAAAGCGTGATTCGCGATACGAATTATGCGTCCGAAATGTCTGATTTTGTTCGTCTTAACGTTTTGCAGCAATCTTCTACGGCAATGCTTTCGCAGGCAAATTCGCTACCGAACAATATTTTGAGTTTGCTGAATCAATAGGACGTTAAATACTTGCTTTTTGCTTGATTAAATTAGTATATTCCCACCGAAATATTCGGAGGGATGTCCGAGTTGGTCGAAGGAGCACGCCTGGAAAGTGTGTATATGGGCAACTGTATCAAGGGTTCGAATCCCTTTCCCTCCGCCGTTTTTAGTTGGGTCCCGCGCAATTGAATCTTGTGAACCCCGCCAGATTCGGAAGGAAGCAACGGTAAGCGATGTATTTGGTGTGCCGCGGGTAACTCAACTTTTTTTATTTTCGGAAAAGCAAAATGAAAAGCAGAAATTTAATAATTATAAATTCTTCGCAGTTTTTGTTGACGCTTATCAAAGAGGGCGAAAATTTTATTTTTCCCGTTTCGTGTGCAAAAAACGGATTGGGTGAAAAGAGCGGCTCAAACAAAACTCCGCGCGGAATGCATAAAATTTGCAAAAAAATCGGAAAAAACGCAAGCGTCGGAGAAGTGTTTCTCAGCAGAAAAGAAACGGGAAAAATTTGGCAAAAAGATGTTTTTTTTACGGAAAACGCCATCTTGACACGGATTTTACGGCTTGACGGCTGTGAAAAAAGCAACGCGAATACGAAAAATCGTTATATTTATATTCACGGAACGAACCGTGAAAACGACGTAGGGAAAATTCACTTTTCTCACGGTTGCATCGTTATGAAAAACAACGATGTCGTGCGTTTATTTGATATGGTAAAGCAGGGTGATCATGTCTTTATTTATTGAAGAAAAAGAGATAGACAATTTTCATTTCGTCGGAATTTTGGGCATTGGAATGAGCGCGGTCGCACAATATTTGGCAAAAGACTGCGTTGTCGGCGGTTCGGACAGGTCTCTTAGCGGAAATTCGGCGAATATCGAAGACGAAAAAATTCTTAAAAATCAAGGGATTCCACTTTTTTTGCAAGACGGAAGCGGCATCAACGAAAAAACTCGGGCGCTTGTCGTTTCTACCGCTATCGAAAGCGATAATTTGGATATAAAAAAAGCGAACGAATTGAAAATCCCTGTCTTTCATCGTTCTCAAGTGCTTTCGGCGGTAGTAAAAAAATGTTTTTCAATTTCGGTTACCGGAACGAGCGGGAAGTCTTCGGTTTCGGCTATGATTTTTCACATTTTGGACTTTGCCGGATATCGCCCGTCGTTTATCGGCGGCGCCAATTTACACTCTTTACGAAAAAAAGGACTTTTGGGAAACGCTTTTGTCGGAAAACCTTGTCCGGTTTTTAACGAAAAAATAAAAAATCGTGAGATTTTGGTGTTTGAAGCGGACGAAAGCGACGGAAGCGTAGTGCGGTATTTTCCGGAAATTTCGGTTTTGTTAAACGTTTCGCGCGACCACAAAGAAATTTCGGAAGTTGTTTCACTGCTTAAAACCGCGTCCAATCAATCGAATTTAACGATTTACAACAAAGACGACAAAAATTTTGATAAAATTTCGGGAAAGTCTTTCGGTTTGTCTCGAAGCGCCGATTATTTTCCGCTAAGGTACAGTTTAGCCGAGAATTCATCGACATTCACAACACAAAACGCATCTTTTGTATTAAACTTCACAGGCGAACACACGATAAAAAACGCGCTTGCGGCGTTTGCGGTTTGTGCGGAATTAGGGCTTGACGACGAAATTATCGCACAAGGACTTGCGTCTTACGGAGGAATAGCGCGGCGATTTGATAAATATTTCGCTTCAAGAAATATTCTGCTTATTGACGATTACGCGCATAATCCTGAGAAAATATCTTCGGCGCTTTCTGCGGCGCAAATGCGGAAAGCGGCGGTTTGGCTTGTTTTTCAGCCGCACGGATTCGGTCCGTTAAAATTTATGTTCGACGATCTGAAAAATATGTTTTTGCATTCGCTTCGTCCTATTGATAAACTGTGTTTGCTTCCGGTTTTTTATGTCGGCGGCACAGCCGATACGTCGATAAATTCCAAAATTTTTATTAACGAATTTGAAGACAAAAACAGGTTTTTTTACGTTGAAACCCGCGAAAAATTAGCCGAATTTCTTAAAAAATCGCTTAAAGAAAACGAAACGGTTTTGATCTGCGGAGCAAGGGATAATTCACTTTCGACGTTTGCACGGGATTTGGCAAAGACGTTGTAGGTTTTTACGCTTAACTAGGATTGAATCAAGATTTTTTCCGACATACTTATTTCCTTATTAAAACAAGGAATTCCAGCAACCTGCGAGAATGGAAAAACAAAATACGGGAAGCAATACAATAACAGGGAAAAAATCAAATATATAAAAACCGGCAAGAAAATTAGAAATGTTTACCCACAATTGATTGTTTCTTTTTTTTCCTATATATCCGAGAAGTAAAATAGGAAAAAACAATAATATTGTCACAACAATAATTATTATATGACAATCGAAATAAGAAAAAAGCCAATTTGCCAAAACATACATTAATGGGAGTGAAAGAAGTCCTGCAACTGTTCCCATAAAGAAAAATGAGAATTTAATTTCTTTTATTTGAAAAAATTTCCGTTCTTTTTGTACCATTCTATTCCCTTCCTTATTTGTTCTTGGTCTTTTGGGTCATCGCCATTGTTTTTAGAGAAAATAGGAATTCCTTCACCAAATTTTCTTGTGTTTCCCATTTGTTGATAAGCTCCAGCAGCACCCAATAACAGTCTCTCGTTAATTCCCGCCGCCATTCCGACTACTCCATAATGGAAATTGCCAAAATCTTGAAAATCGGGATTTTGTTGTTTGTAATCCCATATCCCGTTACTTTGAACAAATTGTATAAATGTCCTAAATTTTTCAGGCGAATAAGTTCCCATACTTTTTAACCGCTTCGCTCCTTCAATGTTTGATTTTATCAAAATCTCTTTTTTGGTTGGTCCGACAGGAACATCTGCAAAAATATCCTGTGGAATTTTTGATAAATCGTTATTTACAGATTTTTCCTGATTTTGTTCCGTTTGTTGTCGATTAACAATATTGCTCTGCGAATTATCATTCATCGACAAGTTATTCGTCGGCTGCGAAACTTTTTGCGGATTATAATTTGGATTACGAGTTTGT
The DNA window shown above is from Chitinispirillales bacterium and carries:
- the flgK gene encoding flagellar hook-associated protein FlgK, coding for MSLFSVMNVANKALFASQLGLSVTGHNMSNAEVRGYSRQRIDLSADYHRNPRFGQVGFGVDVLGISRIRNEYIDAQIRRQSHELGKNYVIAQTLESAENILNEPADNTGILEFMNKFFGEWENLTNNPADRAARTAVKNSAEMLTDVFHTVSSELQKLREDKNDEIFSLVGKINTIASELFNLNGEISIVELGGNSANDSKDRRDQLMRELSEIVDFDYHTDKDGQVTISVSGHILVSPVGFNKLEVYDDRGYDDEKYEYHRYGVRTANGKNTIIPKSGELKGLMVARDELIPKYEAEINQLAKVFVETINEVHRSGYSLRGYSGVNFFDPTCLDAKTMKLSAEILTNVDNIAAAKGGSKQKADTNLILAGGLAYGNPPVNLSKLGGAPWTTGDPTSNKAINITFGTVVVTVNGTNNKLIEDTDYKIDYVNGTIQMLNTAYDTTALDIDFEYRTSDFPGIGNNENAIEMCELRKKLTMRSSLFGEPTATFDQYYGSIIAELGLDSKDALAEVRTRAFLIEQYDDHQDSIAGVSLDEEMSNLVKYQYTYQAAARIFTTAQAMLDILLNL
- the flgL gene encoding flagellar hook-associated protein FlgL produces the protein MVRTTFNTVNRQTQASIVGKFSELAALQKKMTLGKELNRPSDGPVEVANVLKLKTQNSQLKEYEKNIHDGLAWLQITDTVMMTMDSSIRRARDLAIEGDTDALSPTERKYINDEIEVLTREMISLVNTRYKGDYLFSGCEIDKPAIVLKDSKSSPNHKFGNEMAYFDGTGAPIRLIDPNGDAALNHSNITKILPGSLEIAVGGVSMVENVDYKVDYMTGEITLLDEENKWGGVGPGHPMAQDFSPPITGLYSNLEVRLTYMDESKNVYGDKINTGGKIYRQIEEGVSVAINTTVSDFAVDLNNDIFTSFIKLGQALIQNDHNSILEAMKDLDANLDRILSAQSTNGSIVNRFGSTLERNEGQQTEVTRLQSQLEDADYATVVTDYMIKQTVFNNALNSAARIMQLSLADYLR
- a CDS encoding flagellin, coding for MPRINHNIQSMYTSMALRRTDRALTGTLERLATGLSINRASDNAAGLSVSEQLRKQISGTEMGNRNIQDGLSVLNIAEGALTEIGNMLQRIRELAVQSSTATYSNTERDYMQIEVQFLSDEIDRIAACTQFNKMSLLNGDTGTSFNPNNWGDSTNGAFIHVSAGYSASDDVLNIKLGVTNCKALGIKDILGNQILLVNSATGAQAAIADVDDAITELSSIRARIGAYSNRLDSALTNQQNMIANMISAESVIRDTNYASEMSDFVRLNVLQQSSTAMLSQANSLPNNILSLLNQ
- a CDS encoding L,D-transpeptidase — translated: MKSRNLIIINSSQFLLTLIKEGENFIFPVSCAKNGLGEKSGSNKTPRGMHKICKKIGKNASVGEVFLSRKETGKIWQKDVFFTENAILTRILRLDGCEKSNANTKNRYIYIHGTNRENDVGKIHFSHGCIVMKNNDVVRLFDMVKQGDHVFIY
- a CDS encoding Mur ligase domain-containing protein, which codes for MSLFIEEKEIDNFHFVGILGIGMSAVAQYLAKDCVVGGSDRSLSGNSANIEDEKILKNQGIPLFLQDGSGINEKTRALVVSTAIESDNLDIKKANELKIPVFHRSQVLSAVVKKCFSISVTGTSGKSSVSAMIFHILDFAGYRPSFIGGANLHSLRKKGLLGNAFVGKPCPVFNEKIKNREILVFEADESDGSVVRYFPEISVLLNVSRDHKEISEVVSLLKTASNQSNLTIYNKDDKNFDKISGKSFGLSRSADYFPLRYSLAENSSTFTTQNASFVLNFTGEHTIKNALAAFAVCAELGLDDEIIAQGLASYGGIARRFDKYFASRNILLIDDYAHNPEKISSALSAAQMRKAAVWLVFQPHGFGPLKFMFDDLKNMFLHSLRPIDKLCLLPVFYVGGTADTSINSKIFINEFEDKNRFFYVETREKLAEFLKKSLKENETVLICGARDNSLSTFARDLAKTL